Proteins encoded by one window of Lycium barbarum isolate Lr01 chromosome 11, ASM1917538v2, whole genome shotgun sequence:
- the LOC132617199 gene encoding protein TIFY 10A-like yields MASSEIVDSGRLAGQKSHFSQTCSLLSQYLKEKGSFGDLSLGINRNFDSTGSTTMDLLPKIEKSMNLFPEQAAAMNTESEPEKAQMTIFYAGQVIVFNDFPADKAKDIMLMAGASTTNNAQNQINNSPCAMVPPKQAESVVDLVNPQMPSQPTVSDLPIARRASLTRFLEKRKDRLTTKAPYQISNFHKQAASPKVEENKAWLGLGAEFPVKTEQY; encoded by the exons ATGGCTTCATCGGAGATTGTGGATTCTGGTAGACTCGCCGGTCAGAAATCACATTTCTCTCAGACATGTAGTTTGTTAAGCCAATACCTAAAAGAAAAGGGTTCCTTTGGAGATCTCAGTCTTGGTATCAACCGCAATTTTGATTCCACTG GTTCTACTACTATGGATTTGTTGCCAAAGATTGAGAAATCGATGAATCTGTTCCCCGAGCAAGCTGCTGCAATGAATACTGAATCTGAACCGGAGAAAGCACAGATGACGATATTCTATGCAGGTCAAGTTATTGTGTTCAATGATTTTCCAGCAGACAAAGCTAAGGACATCATGCTTATGGCTGGTGCTAGTACTACCAACAATGCACAGAATCAAATCAACAACTCTCCTTGTGCTATGGTTCCTCCTAAACAAGCGGAATCTGTTGTTGATTTGGTTAATCCTCAAATGCCTTCTCAGCCAACTGTTTCCG ATTTACCAATTGCTAGAAGAGCTTCACTTACAAGGTTCTtggagaaaagaaaagataggTTGACTACAAAGGCACCTTACCAAATTAGCAACTTCCATAAACAGGCAGCTTCTCCTAAGGTGGAAGAAAACAAGGCATGGTTGGGATTAGGTGCTGAATTTCCAGTCAAAACTGAACAATACTAG